The proteins below are encoded in one region of Carettochelys insculpta isolate YL-2023 chromosome 32, ASM3395843v1, whole genome shotgun sequence:
- the LOC142004901 gene encoding olfactory receptor 10A4-like gives MTYYGSDPEGNQTISDVFILVGFSSLNKLQIVLFLVLLIIYLVTLMGNLLVILLIKLNSSLHTPMYFFLVNLSFLEICFTNSVVPQLLAHLLVEEKTISIAACEAGMYVNTIMGLTECCLLAAMAYDRYVAICHPLHYTTNMSSRVCALLAGVSWSIGISVEVAQTTWIFSLPFCGSNHIHHFFCDIPPVLKMACADTSKNEIMVFTVTVVFILGPFLLILLSYICIISTILKLPSVEGRRKAFSTCSSHLMVVILFYGLALITYLGIKSSSKPESNQMISLLNITVPPLLNPLIYTLRNKEVKGAFRKTIALEKTLAIIDR, from the exons ATGACCTATTATGGGAGTGACCCTgaagggaaccagaccatctctgatGTGTTTATTCTGGTGGGGTTTTCATCCCTCAACAAGTTGCAAATCGTTTTGTTTCTGGTGCTGCTGATCATCTATCTTGTCACCCTGATGGGAAACCTgctcgttatcctgctgataaagctgaactcctctctccacacccccatgtatttcttcctggtgaacctgtctttcctggaaatctgcttcacaaacagtgtggtccctcagctgctggctcacctcctggtggaggaaaagaccatctccattgcagcctGTGAGGCAGGCATGTATGTTAACACCATCATGGGCCTGACggaatgctgcctcctcgcagccatggcctacgaccgctacgtggccatatgtcaccccctgcactacacaaccaacATGAGCAgccgggtgtgtgctctgctcgcggGGGTTTCATGGTCCATCGGCATCTCAGTGGAAGTCGCTCAGACCACGTGGATCTttagcctgcccttctgtggctccaaccacatccaccacttcttctgtgacatcccACCAGTGTTGAAGATGGCATGCGCCGACACCTCCAAAAATGAGATTATGGTCTTTACCGTGACAGTTGTGTTCATCCTGGGCCCGTTCTTGTTGATCCTCCTGTCCTACAtctgcattatctccaccatcctcaagctacCATCAGTGGAGGggaggcgtaaagccttctccacctgctcctcccacctcatggtgGTGATTTTGTTCTATGGCCTGGCTCTTATTACCTACTTGGGAATCAAGTCTAGCTCCAAACCAGAGAGTAATCAAATGATTTCCCTGTTGAACATAACGGTGCCACCGTTGCTTAACCCTTTaatatacactctgaggaacaaagaggtaaAGGGAGCCTTTAGGAAAACTATA gctctagagaagaccctggcaattatagaccgataa